The Kangiella marina genome window below encodes:
- a CDS encoding glutathione S-transferase family protein: MKVYGDTRSGNCYKTQLIMSLLDIEHEWVHINILKGDNLSDEFQAKNPNGKIPVLELDDGRFISESNAIINYLAAGSTYYPSDRFAHAEVLQWQFFEQYSHEPYIAVARFIAKYLGMPAERRDEFVSKQEGGYKALKVMEQHLNKHDYFVNNRLTTADMALFAYTHVADEGGFELNQYPAIQRWIKRIQSEPKFIPME, translated from the coding sequence ATGAAGGTTTATGGTGATACACGTTCAGGAAATTGTTATAAGACTCAGTTAATCATGTCGCTTTTAGATATTGAGCATGAGTGGGTTCACATCAATATCTTAAAAGGCGACAACCTTAGTGACGAGTTTCAGGCTAAAAACCCCAATGGCAAGATTCCAGTTTTAGAGCTGGATGATGGGCGCTTTATATCCGAGTCTAACGCCATCATCAATTACCTCGCGGCAGGTTCTACTTACTACCCATCTGACCGCTTCGCTCATGCTGAAGTGTTGCAGTGGCAATTTTTTGAACAGTACAGTCATGAGCCCTACATCGCGGTCGCGCGCTTTATTGCAAAATACTTAGGTATGCCCGCGGAAAGACGCGATGAGTTTGTGTCGAAACAAGAAGGTGGGTATAAAGCCCTCAAGGTGATGGAGCAACATCTCAACAAGCACGATTACTTCGTTAACAACCGACTCACCACCGCGGATATGGCACTGTTTGCATACACCCATGTTGCCGATGAAGGTGGCTTTGAACTCAATCAGTACCCGGCTATCCAGCGTTGGATTAAGCGCATACAGTCCGAACCGAAATTCATACCCATGGA